The region aaaaactattattgatttctttaattatgatttttggatttatttgatatattttgaatgctatgaattgaatatttttatggTATAAGGGTCAGATGGACCTTTAAGCTATAGAACAAAGTGTAATTAGCTTCCTAAACTAAAAAAAGCTCCAATTAACCACTTCATTTATCCACTTTCATGCAATTTAGCCCATAACTTCTTAAAGTTGTGCAATTAACTTATTTTGTAGGTAAACTcaatgtaataacaagtaaaactgcaactttaaaaaataatttcataataaactttaaaaaataaataaaagaagaagaagaagaagattgtcGGCTTCTCTTCGAAGGAGAAGCCGACAATTCAGCCAGGAAACCTTCTCTGTCCAGTTGGATGGAAAAGCTTGGGAGTGCTTCACCGTCCAACTGAACAAAGAAGACAAGGCTAAACGTCTAACTGGACAGATGGCTTCTCCGTCCAACTGGACAGACGGAGGAGCCTGCCAGAGAAACCATGGTAGGCCTCTTCGTCCAACTGGACAGAGAAGTCAATGCTGGCTTCTCCATCCCCGTCAATTATTGtcggagttttttttttaaaatttctttatttgaaatacaaataaacttttttattttaagtaaatttttaaaaaattactagtTACATAGAGGTAACCCGTTAATTAACTTAATTGCATAAAAATGAGAACTTAAAGGATCTAATTGAAGCTTTTCTTAGTTTAGggagttaattatatttaacctatagttcaagggtctatttgactcttatctctattcacacttgtgtgagactgtctcacggatccttactcgtgggacgggtcgggtcgggtcaaagcaccatgcaaatgtcatacttatatgtgcaaatctcacacttatatgctcaaatataacactaataaaaaatacaatttttgttacttataagagaaaaagtaatacatttttcataataagtaatgttgacaagtacctctcacttataagggcaaatataatacttttgaagaaaaatgtaatacttttaaatcgaaatgtaaaagtattgtattttcctttaaaagtattacatttaccctaataagtaaaaataattttattcatgattagtattacatttgagcatataagtgttacattggcatttgacccgacccgacccgacccacggtaagacggtctcacacaagtttttgcctttttttttttaagtttgttTGATAGATTGAACTGGATgtgttttttaatatatataatttaacttcaaattttattttttttaatatatcaataggTTTAACGCATTTAAATGAATTTTCGTGTCATTCGAGTCGACACGATTTGAAATTtgttaacaaaatgtgtattttAAGCCATTAATTTTTAACGTATTGTGTCGGTTTATAACCTTATCGTATTCAGTGTTAATCCGAACGCATATACATGAATTACCATGCCTACAAAAAAttgtactccgtattttttttatcCACAATGATCCACAGTAAAAATTTGCTGGGCACACCCATCTAGCAGGACGGTCTAACATCGACCGGACCGAATTGCAGTCTGTACTGTGTAGCCTATGATGATGGAGCTCGATCTCGATTCCATCCTCCATTCACATGCCCACACCTTCTccgacgacgacgacgatgaCGATCGCTTTATCCCTCATCGAACTGTCGACGAAATTCTACTCAATCactcctcctcttcttctgcttcgccttctcctcctccttctccgtCCACTTCGGTTAGACGTCAGGAACAATCCGACGGCACTTCAGTCTCTCCTTCTTCCGAAGCCCTAAGATTAACGCATTCGCACTCGCTCTCTTCGGAATTGAATCCGTCTACTTCAATTATTACTCGAATAAAGTCCGATGATTTCTCTTCTTTGCCTCCGTTTCTCTCTGGGGTTATCAGATCAAACGCCAAGCCTGGGGCTGCTCTGGCAGCTGCAGCTGCTGCGTCGCGCTCCATTCCAACGCCTCACGCTGCCGCTATTAGGAGAGCCAGCTCCAGCTCTGCAACCGTGCGAAAGGTTTTCAAGCACGGCCAAGACTTGGCTTCCTCAGCCGCCAATGATGCCGAGGTTGCCTCCTCTAGCAGTGCTGGCGCTGTTGAGGGGTTAGTGGCAACTGAAGATATATTTACCCCTGAGATTGATGGCAGCTCTAATATATTGGATAATTTCCAATCCCCTAAATTGCAAAGAACTGACCAGGCAGATTCAAGTGGGGAACTTTCGTTGCCAGATATAACTCAGGAGAGTTTGAGCGGAACAAGTGGAGTTTTGGCTAAGGCGGATgctgataatgatgatgatttaGTATCTAAGATAGGTAATTCCGGCCAATCTTCCTCCACTACCCCAGTTGAAACCAGCATTGACTCCGCCATAAGGAGTGAAAGGTGTTTCGATGTTGATGGGAATTCTGTACAATCAGAGTTACTGGAGAGAAAATATGATAACGGTCAACATTTACCAGCAAATGAAGACAATACTGTTTATGCTGAAACCATCACCACAGTAGAGGATATTCTTCCTTCCTCTGTTTCTGGCTGTGAAGTCAGTTTTGACAAGGAGATAAGCCCAACAGTTCCTGAAATGGAACTGGAGAATGTGGTACCTGATACTGGGAATCATGAGGTTCTTTCAGGAGGAGAGGATAACAGTTCTAAGAATGAAGCTGCAGATATTTTGGAAGAGCAAGTAATGCAAGAGGATGATAAGAGGGATAGTATGAAGACAGGAAAGAAATCCCTGCCTTCCTTAAGACCTATTGAATTAGCTGAAGAACTTGAAAAGAAGCAGACATTTGCAGGAATGCACTGGGAAGAGGGTGCTGCTGCCCAACCTATGAGGCTTGAGGGAGTTCGTAGGGGATCTACTGCCTTGGGTTACTTTGACATAAGTGCTGAAAATACTCTTACTCACAACTTCTCCACACCAACTTTCAGGCAAGATCATGGTTCCCCCCAGGTTTTGACAGTTCATCTCAACTACATAGCAGTTGGAATGTCAAAAGGACTGGTTATCATTGTGCCCAGTAGATATACACCTCATCAAGTTGACAACATGGATGCAAAGGTGTGATTTGgccttctgttttttttttttttttgttttggtattCTGTCTTAATTTACTTGAATAGTAAATTTGCAGCAAACAAAAAAGTTCTTTTGTGTCTTGTACTCTTGTTCAGTTTGTAACTGATCATGGACTTATATGATTCATCAATGCCCAACCTTTGTTTCTTTCAAAGCTTTCCAGAGTTTTCATCACTTAACTTGAATATATCCTATGTATTGTTTAACCACTTAAAATAATCTTATTGATACTGGTTTCATTAATTTAGTACTAAAAGGTGAATGTATATATGTTTCAGATGTTGATGCTGAGTTTACATGGGGAGAGGGCTCATATCCCCGTAACTTCCTTGTGCTTTAATCATCAAGGGGACTTACTCTTTGCAGGATATGGTGATGGGCAATATGTGGTGTGGGATGTGCAAAGGGCCTCTGCAGCTAAAGTTGTGACTGAACATAAAGCTCCAGTAGTTCACCTCTTTTTTCTGGGTCAGGATTCTCGACAGTTTAATGTGATCAGTGGAGATAGTAAGGGTATAGTCAAATTGATTCGCTTTTCCATAGTTCCCTGGCTCAATAGGATTTCATTTTCTAAATCTATGGTAATGCTTTGTTCTTACTGCTTTTTGTACATGGTACTGATTTAAAATGTTCCTACCCCTGATGTTAGATAAATTACTTGATTGGTTTGAAACAGAAGCTGCTAGATGAAACAACAAGCACCGTAGTCTGTGCTTCTCCATTACTCTCTGGTGATAGTCTTGGAACTGCTCTGACACCTTCTCTAGACAGCAATTCAGTGTCTGGTGGCAGTGTCGGTAGTATGATGGGAGGCATGGTTGGTGGAGATACTGGGTGGAAACTCTTTGATGGATCTTCTCTGAGTGAGGAAGGAGTGGTCGTATTTGTCACACATCAGTCTGCTCTAGTGGTATGAATTCTAGAAGATTGTATGAGCATTGAATTACCTTTTTCATCCACCTCCATCCTTCATTCTCTGTAATAATTCCTTGAACTTGATGGTGTTTCCTGCTCACTATTCATTTTATCTTGTATTTTGTGTAGGCTAAAGTGAGTCCTAATGTAGAGGTTTATGCTCAACTTCCCAGACCAGATGGTGTTAGGGAGGGTTGCATGCCCTATGCGGCTTGGAAATGTGTGCCTGGGATGCACAATTCTTCAAATGGTATTGAACTTATTTGGTTGACCAATCATACTTTAGAAATTAGAAGTGCTAGAGATTTAAGACATCACCccctttttaaaaattcttttaaacATTGACAGAAGATGTGCCTGTTGAGTCATCACATAAAGTTTCACTGCTTGCAATTGCATGGGATCATAAAATTCAAGTTGCTAAGTTGGTAAAGTCAGACCTAAAAGTTCTCTGGGAATGGACCTTGGATAATTCAGCAGTTGGAGTGGCATGGTTGGATGATCAGGTTGGTCCTTGCAAGTTGcaattatctttttattttccattgaagAAACATACATAGTACTCTATTTCTAGTTAAATCTTAAAGTGCCTGATTTGAGAGAAAACAATCCTCAAAATGAGACGAATAGAAGTTGAGATATTCTTTATCTCTTTTTAAAGATTTCCAACCTTTCAGTTTCTTGTTTTGGACATCTATAGTTATGAAAGTGACATAGGAGGAAAATATTATGTATGATCCTTTTGGGGTGAATAAGTTGTAAAGGAGCTATGGGCTAGGGCGTTATTTTTTTTGGCCAAAACAGGCAATGAATAGAAAGAAGAGAGGAAACAAAGATAACTAGGatactaattaataactaaATCTATAGGAAATAGCCAAACCTATCCCTAATAATTCTGGGAAAATAGCATAGATTCCTTCTCagattttgatttctaccaACTTGCAAAATCCCAAAGAACTTATGAAAACCCAGGAATCAAAGCCCCGGCATTGGAAAGCTAATAATAGGTAATTTCTTATACGCGCAGATAGTTGGGGTTTGAAGGGAAACACCATTTTCTCCTAATAACTGTTTTTGGACAATGAGTTTCCTTTCCGCAATTTAATTGTTGTATTACGCTTAATACATCACATACTAAAGTAAAGACAATACAGTGTCAGACATTCAAGTGAAATTCATTGATACTTGTTTTATGTCTTTTTTAATGCTAGGTATGGGTTTTAAAGGGAAAACACAAATTTCTCTTTAAGAACATGTTTAGTGACAAATGcttttcattctctatttccAGTATTCATTTATCCATTATGAAATTAGCAACTTGTTCAAATTCAATTGTTTTCCAATTTACACAATGTGATATTGCGtcaaatttcaattattttctttatataaaaatatacatgcACATGATTAGGTTGCAATGGTAGTGGGTGGTGTAGGCGTTGAGTCAGATTGGACCTgactatatttatacaaatttttCTAGTGGACCAAAAGGTAAACTAGAAAACAAATTAGAAATAATGTTTGAAATTTGGGGTGAATGAATTTTGggttagatttaaaattttagatattgTGTTCAGGTTGTTCATTCAATTTGGGTCATGGCACGTCATGATTATTTTGAATACTAAAATCTTTTAAGTGCCCAATATGCCAATAGTCAATATATAACTGATTTGAAAATAAAGTTTAGGTTTTAGGTTGTAGTATAGTGTTTGTTTGGCCAACTAATGTCTTTTATGAAACAACACTTTTTCTGACAAGTCTCACTCTAAAGCTTCTTGAGAATGAGGAAAGAAAAGCCTTTCTATATTATTACTGTTTGGCATAGGGTCTGTTTCTTGATGCACATAAACTCCAAATTAAGGTAATTAAGTAAGCATGTATGGGTTGAGTTTCTGATGCCATATATGGGTTTGAATTTCGTAATATTCAAACAATTTGAGGTCAAGTTTTAAATTCAGATAGTTACTTTCAACTCTGATCATGACACAATtcaaaattactccgtaataaattattttggatATCAAAAATTTTGGGTAACCTAAAAGTcactataaaaataaagttgaaaATTACTCTCATTTTGTAGTAAATTAATTTTGTGCTGGGTTTTGAGTTGAGTACAGTTAAAGTTCATGTTGTTCACTATTAGACTATTTTAATGGTTGATGTGCAGTGGGCTGTAGTGGTCAGCGATGGTGGTGGATAAATTGAGGATAGAGATGTTTGATGATTGATGATAGTAAGTAGAGATGTGTGGATAATTGATGGTTGGGGTGGTATTGAATGGTAGTAGTGGATGGAAGTGGAAGGCAGTGATACTGATTGTGGCCATGCATAGGGGTGTTGGTCATGAGTTTGATGCTTTATGTCTGTTTTTGCATTTTTGGAAAACATGAAAATTGTCTTTATTTACTAAaggaaaatattaaaatataatttgtccaAATTCTTCTGTTAAGTTGAAAAcaattgttttcaattttttgttttctaaagaGAACAGTTcaatttgaaatgaaaaattctgttttctgttttctgctTTTCTACTTTCTAGTTCTGTAGAACACTGGAGAATTTTTTTACTTAATAGGCCCTAATTTCCCCATGCCACAATGATAATTGTCATAATGTTTCCGGAATCTAAGTTTCTCATTCCACAATTTTAATTGTTGTTATGTGCTTGTTACATCTTATACTGACGCAGTAACAGTACAGATGTTGGTAATTCTCACGTCAACTGGACAGCTCTGTCTGTTTGAAAAAGATGGAAATCTGATCCACCAGACAAGTTTCTCTACAGATGGGCCTCGTGGAGATGATCTCATTTCATATCATACATACTTTAGTAATGCCCATGGGAACCCTGAGAAAGCTCATCACAACTGTATAGCTGTTAGGGGGGCCAATGTATACATTCTAGGAACATTGCAGCTTGTTGTCTCCCGCCTCCTCCCTTGGAAGGAACGGATAGAAGTTTTGCGAAAAGCAGGTGACTGGATGGGTGCACTGAACATGGCAATGACACTTTATGATGGTCAAGCACATGGTGTAATTGACCTCCCTAGAAATTTAAGTGATGTTCAGAAGACTGTTATGCCATATCTCGTTGAGTTACTATTGTCATATGTAGAAGAGGTATTTTCATACTTATCTGTAGCATTCAGCAACCAAAGTGGGAAGTTGTGCCATTCAGATGAGTCAAATGATAATGAAACTAAGGAGCAGTACGCACGGGTTGGTGGTGTTGCTGTTGAATTCTGTCTCCATATCAACAGAACTGATGTCCTCTTTGATGAAATATGGAAAAGATTTGATAATGAAAAACAACAAGGTAACTCCCTCACTGTCTAATTCTCTACTTCTGCTTGGAATTGGGAAACCCCcactactatatatatgttttaagtTTAGTGGTCATCTGGTGAGATAATTCCTAATGCCTGTAGTGTTCTTGCCGTTGGCCTGTGATGtccgtctctctctctctgctttTTGATGGATTGAGGATTTGAGGGTCTGTAAATGACCAGCCATGCAATTTAGGTTTTATGGAACCTAAGTAACTCAAAAAACATTGTTTCAAATGTAATCTTTCCAGTGAGATGTCGGCATTATATTAGATTATGCAACAAACAATGATATTTCATTTGGTGCCATACATTACTACAAATCAACCTCTCCTTTCCTTGTGCAGATACATTCTTGGAGCTTTTGGAGCCTTACATATTGAAAGATATGCTCGGTTCCCTGCCACCAGAGGTAACTCCATCAATCTCAATTCTCAATCTCACCCCAACTTTATTGTCCTTTTGCATATTGTTGGAGACAGTTGAGATGCATGTTACTTCAGAATGCCCAGCATTGAGTTTTCCACTATGTTCTCTTTTGCTCCCATGGGTTTTACCACATTATAGTTATTCTCTTCAGAAGACTAACAAGTGGCAACTAACTGTAAATGTTTTAAGAATAGAACAAAACAGTCAGACTATTAGTCTTTATATGGAGTTATTAGTATTAAGAGAACATGCTGCAAATTATCATCCCTCTAACTAGATATTTATGTACTATGACATGCATTGTTAGTAAAATCTTATACTCTGTAATTTATCCATAAGTGGTTTTTGTTTGTTCTGAAGATTATGCAAGTGCTAGTGGAACATTACAGCAACAAAGGTTGGTTGCAGCGAGTTGAACAATGTGTTCTCCACATGGATATTTCATCATTGGATTTCAATCAGGTAGTATTGAGTTTAGCTTTTTACCCTTGCGCTGTTCTTGTTTTGTAATGAATCATTAAACTtactttttgtaatattattcaAGAAATATTTATGCTAAATCCTTTTGTCCTGTAATTTTCCTTGATATTTTTTTCTAGTTCCTAATTTCTGTAGTCTGGTCTATAGGTTGTTCGCATATGCAGGGAACACATGTTGTATGGAGCACTAATATACTTGTTCAACAAAGGTCTTGGTGATTTCAAGGCACCCCTAGAGGAGCTTTTTTCAATTATAAGAAATAGCAAAGGAGAGACTGCTGCGCCATTTGGGTAGTGGTTTCATGGATTTTTCATTTAGTATTGAAACTTCTCATAGTTTATGCATGCTCAACTCCTATTCCCTATTTCCCTTGGATTCCGTCTTAGTACATTTGTCATCTGGAAGTAATTTTATCAGAATACTAGTTCAGGCTTCAGATATGATTTTATGATGGTTGTTTCTTAGGAATAATCATGTGTTACTTTAATGTAACAGGTACAAGATGCTTGTTTACCTGAAGTACTGTTTCCAGGGTCTTGCTTTTCCTCCTGGTAAGGCACCAAGCCATCTAGATtgtcaaattttgaaattaatttattctttGCTCTTGTTGAATCTGTTTCTCCTAATCTGGTTATTGATGCATGTCAAAATGACTAAGACTTGATTAATTTCCATGTACGTGGAAAATGCATTCTAGCTTGCTAGCTGTATATATTTGAAAAGCAGTAACCAAGGATCCTCTGCCTATGTGGCACTGCTTTAGCAAATGCCAGGTAGTAGTAACTGTTCAGAATTACTGGTTACTACAAATTCTTCAGGATTGTCAATACTAGCTGTTTTAGGGATAATAGCAGAGTCCACTAATCATTTCTTGTGCTTGTGTGTGCACACATGTGCATGGATAATAACTGGATTGTATACTTAAAGCAGGAACCTCATGTTCTTGAAGACAAGCTGACAAATGTTACAAAGAAGTTGTAGAACTTGTTCTTAGTTCTTACACCTTCTGACCTTCCTACTAGGTTTTGGGGTGTCCAACATAAAAAATTGAGTGGCAAGAAAGAGTGTTAAACTATTTATGTTTTGCAGGGCATGGAACTCTCTCTACTAAAATCCTGCCATCTCTTAGAAAAGAGCTTGTTCAATTTCT is a window of Ipomoea triloba cultivar NCNSP0323 chromosome 11, ASM357664v1 DNA encoding:
- the LOC115997564 gene encoding vacuolar protein sorting-associated protein 8 homolog isoform X1 — encoded protein: MMMELDLDSILHSHAHTFSDDDDDDDRFIPHRTVDEILLNHSSSSSASPSPPPSPSTSVRRQEQSDGTSVSPSSEALRLTHSHSLSSELNPSTSIITRIKSDDFSSLPPFLSGVIRSNAKPGAALAAAAAASRSIPTPHAAAIRRASSSSATVRKVFKHGQDLASSAANDAEVASSSSAGAVEGLVATEDIFTPEIDGSSNILDNFQSPKLQRTDQADSSGELSLPDITQESLSGTSGVLAKADADNDDDLVSKIGNSGQSSSTTPVETSIDSAIRSERCFDVDGNSVQSELLERKYDNGQHLPANEDNTVYAETITTVEDILPSSVSGCEVSFDKEISPTVPEMELENVVPDTGNHEVLSGGEDNSSKNEAADILEEQVMQEDDKRDSMKTGKKSLPSLRPIELAEELEKKQTFAGMHWEEGAAAQPMRLEGVRRGSTALGYFDISAENTLTHNFSTPTFRQDHGSPQVLTVHLNYIAVGMSKGLVIIVPSRYTPHQVDNMDAKMLMLSLHGERAHIPVTSLCFNHQGDLLFAGYGDGQYVVWDVQRASAAKVVTEHKAPVVHLFFLGQDSRQFNVISGDSKGIVKLIRFSIVPWLNRISFSKSMKLLDETTSTVVCASPLLSGDSLGTALTPSLDSNSVSGGSVGSMMGGMVGGDTGWKLFDGSSLSEEGVVVFVTHQSALVAKVSPNVEVYAQLPRPDGVREGCMPYAAWKCVPGMHNSSNEDVPVESSHKVSLLAIAWDHKIQVAKLVKSDLKVLWEWTLDNSAVGVAWLDDQMLVILTSTGQLCLFEKDGNLIHQTSFSTDGPRGDDLISYHTYFSNAHGNPEKAHHNCIAVRGANVYILGTLQLVVSRLLPWKERIEVLRKAGDWMGALNMAMTLYDGQAHGVIDLPRNLSDVQKTVMPYLVELLLSYVEEVFSYLSVAFSNQSGKLCHSDESNDNETKEQYARVGGVAVEFCLHINRTDVLFDEIWKRFDNEKQQDTFLELLEPYILKDMLGSLPPEIMQVLVEHYSNKGWLQRVEQCVLHMDISSLDFNQVVRICREHMLYGALIYLFNKGLGDFKAPLEELFSIIRNSKGETAAPFGYKMLVYLKYCFQGLAFPPGHGTLSTKILPSLRKELVQFLLEDSCLPNSLAISSFPANGPHSNLLYLLQLDTEATLDILQYAFVEDVPQLNHISDDSTNSDTESAEVNGLSDSQNLVQELVDVLAAILDASFFQSSNSCSSDDDRSIDIWPSKRERDHILDFIAYYVSCERAKVSKSTLSQILEYLTSETDSSHNASENDETSKRRQKQLVTLLEVLPEHEWDAPYLLHLCEKAQFHQVCGLIHSIRHQYLAALDSYIKDVDEPIHAFSFIHDMLQQLGNKDSDAFRSAVISRIPDLAKLSREETFFMVISHFGEKFQHILSELRSHPKSLFLYLKTLIEVQSSGSLKFSSMRNENVLEFPSLRKGMHQSLKIQAYLESLSKFPKVMQNYPVHVTDEMMELYLELLCQYERNSVCKFLESLESYRVEHCLRLCLEHGITDAAAFLYERVGDVGSALSLLLSTLNDKFILLDASIEKELCGARLKHFNNLLETKEVNDILEMVHCSISLCQRNSPRLDPYESECLWFELLDSFCEPLIDSFNDKVEYEGDKSVGISVNSMGNLKDEGACRIKWKVSKSHQNAEVLRRLLSFFIKEIVEGMIGYVRLPTIMLKLLSENGSQEFGDFKLTIMGMLGTYDFERRILDTAKALIEDDTYYTMSLLKRGASHGYAPRSLTCCVCNCLLSRSSSIQIFSCGHAMHLHCELPENGTSSKGSSVGCPICMPRKNSQRSRSKSMSSENGLVSKTSKSQQGHGPANALHLHDNDFLDISFGHHPVSRFELLSNLQKEQRPAHVEQMPKLRLAPPALYHEKVNKRIEFQTGESSSKVEKPSRNRQLRDIKVKGSAIRFPLKSNIFGKEKIVKR
- the LOC115997564 gene encoding vacuolar protein sorting-associated protein 8 homolog isoform X2 — translated: MMMELDLDSILHSHAHTFSDDDDDDDRFIPHRTVDEILLNHSSSSSASPSPPPSPSTSVRRQEQSDGTSVSPSSEALRLTHSHSLSSELNPSTSIITRIKSDDFSSLPPFLSGVIRSNAKPGAALAAAAAASRSIPTPHAAAIRRASSSSATVRKVFKHGQDLASSAANDAEVASSSSAGAVEGLVATEDIFTPEIDGSSNILDNFQSPKLQRTDQADSSGELSLPDITQESLSGTSGVLAKADADNDDDLVSKIGNSGQSSSTTPVETSIDSAIRSERCFDVDGNSVQSELLERKYDNGQHLPANEDNTVYAETITTVEDILPSSVSGCEVSFDKEISPTVPEMELENVVPDTGNHEVLSGGEDNSSKNEAADILEEQVMQEDDKRDSMKTGKKSLPSLRPIELAEELEKKQTFAGMHWEEGAAAQPMRLEGVRRGSTALGYFDISAENTLTHNFSTPTFRQDHGSPQVLTVHLNYIAVGMSKGLVIIVPSRYTPHQVDNMDAKMLMLSLHGERAHIPVTSLCFNHQGDLLFAGYGDGQYVVWDVQRASAAKVVTEHKAPVVHLFFLGQDSRQFNVISGDSKGIVKLIRFSIVPWLNRISFSKSMKLLDETTSTVVCASPLLSGDSLGTALTPSLDSNSVSGGSVGSMMGGMVGGDTGWKLFDGSSLSEEGVVVFVTHQSALVAKVSPNVEVYAQLPRPDGVREGCMPYAAWKCVPGMHNSSNDVPVESSHKVSLLAIAWDHKIQVAKLVKSDLKVLWEWTLDNSAVGVAWLDDQMLVILTSTGQLCLFEKDGNLIHQTSFSTDGPRGDDLISYHTYFSNAHGNPEKAHHNCIAVRGANVYILGTLQLVVSRLLPWKERIEVLRKAGDWMGALNMAMTLYDGQAHGVIDLPRNLSDVQKTVMPYLVELLLSYVEEVFSYLSVAFSNQSGKLCHSDESNDNETKEQYARVGGVAVEFCLHINRTDVLFDEIWKRFDNEKQQDTFLELLEPYILKDMLGSLPPEIMQVLVEHYSNKGWLQRVEQCVLHMDISSLDFNQVVRICREHMLYGALIYLFNKGLGDFKAPLEELFSIIRNSKGETAAPFGYKMLVYLKYCFQGLAFPPGHGTLSTKILPSLRKELVQFLLEDSCLPNSLAISSFPANGPHSNLLYLLQLDTEATLDILQYAFVEDVPQLNHISDDSTNSDTESAEVNGLSDSQNLVQELVDVLAAILDASFFQSSNSCSSDDDRSIDIWPSKRERDHILDFIAYYVSCERAKVSKSTLSQILEYLTSETDSSHNASENDETSKRRQKQLVTLLEVLPEHEWDAPYLLHLCEKAQFHQVCGLIHSIRHQYLAALDSYIKDVDEPIHAFSFIHDMLQQLGNKDSDAFRSAVISRIPDLAKLSREETFFMVISHFGEKFQHILSELRSHPKSLFLYLKTLIEVQSSGSLKFSSMRNENVLEFPSLRKGMHQSLKIQAYLESLSKFPKVMQNYPVHVTDEMMELYLELLCQYERNSVCKFLESLESYRVEHCLRLCLEHGITDAAAFLYERVGDVGSALSLLLSTLNDKFILLDASIEKELCGARLKHFNNLLETKEVNDILEMVHCSISLCQRNSPRLDPYESECLWFELLDSFCEPLIDSFNDKVEYEGDKSVGISVNSMGNLKDEGACRIKWKVSKSHQNAEVLRRLLSFFIKEIVEGMIGYVRLPTIMLKLLSENGSQEFGDFKLTIMGMLGTYDFERRILDTAKALIEDDTYYTMSLLKRGASHGYAPRSLTCCVCNCLLSRSSSIQIFSCGHAMHLHCELPENGTSSKGSSVGCPICMPRKNSQRSRSKSMSSENGLVSKTSKSQQGHGPANALHLHDNDFLDISFGHHPVSRFELLSNLQKEQRPAHVEQMPKLRLAPPALYHEKVNKRIEFQTGESSSKVEKPSRNRQLRDIKVKGSAIRFPLKSNIFGKEKIVKR